A window of Quercus robur chromosome 12, dhQueRobu3.1, whole genome shotgun sequence genomic DNA:
ATCAGCATATTAGTATCATATTGAAATCCTCTGGATCAGTTTGATTGTTTAATTGTCTCTTTCACCTGTTGATGGGAGCTCAGAATGATCAGTGAAAGTTAATATCATCTTCATTTTTATGTGTAGATATGCTGCACAAGATAATAGAGTTTCTCTATAATTTACTCTTTATGAAATATAAAGCTGCTGACATTTGTGACTACTAGCTAATATATCTGCTCTCTCTCCAACAGGAGATGCTGAAGAGACGAAGAATTCGAAAAAGTGATCGTGGCTTCTCATTCACCTTTGCTATCTTTGTGGCACTTATTGGCATCATGGTTGGCTTCCTCTTGAACCTCTCATTGACCTCACCGTCTACAGAATGAATTGATACCTTTCAGAACTTCAGGAGATATTATTTTCACTTCTTAATTTCATTGTATAATTCTCACACTCAGTTGGATGGAAAGTtcacttattttcttttcttttgtatgtTGATCATGTTAAATCTGTTGTGATCAGCTGTTTTAGAGAACATGTTTCTATTCCATCACTCCCAATGTGGCAGTGAATATTATTCGTTTAATCCCAAATGTTAATATTGCCAACTTCATTTGACATTTCTGGCATTCTTATGGGGCTGCTTGCCTGCTGATGAAGGCTGAGTGCCACCTTGAAAGCACTGCCCCTTCAACCTTTGAGAATTAACATTCCGAGGGAACCCAGTATGATCAGATGGAGGTTAATGTGTCAtcgcaaatttttttttgataagcatcgcaaaagaattttaatttagatattgCTCAAATTCAGTTAGCAATACCTAGTATATtaggttttttaattaaatcaaaCACATGGTTACATTGATCAATAATCTATAAACAGTGTTATTAAATTTAGTAAACGCACATAAGAAACTTATGCaatacataataataacaatagaaataaaaacatgtaaaacAAGTGAAGCTTAAAATATACTAGAATAGACTACGATAATGAATTTTGAATTGTAGATATTGATATTGAAATTCAGAACACTTAGGATAAAGCTAGATCCTAGATGTAAGTGGGAATTGAAGGATTGGGAATTTATGGATACAAGAAGAAATGAGATAAGGAAAGAAGAATACTAGAAGAGATGTAATAAGTAAGAAAAAcgatggtttctttttttttgggagaaatacTCATCTTATAGAAGTTTATTTCTTATAGCTCTCCTTTATTGTCATTAATTGTCCTGTTgatttctttggtttttgttgtcattattttgtctttaattttctttcgtTCATGACAGCTATTATTGACTTTTTGAATCACTTTTGAAATTAGATGAAATTAGAAAAATGCACttctttgtattttatttttagataattttGGATGAATGCTTCGTTTCACTTTATTGCTTTTATTAAAGACACGAgagatgagaaatttttttttttgggataaaaaatacacatttttgggaaaaaaaaaaaaaagctataaaagtaaaataacaacATACAAGTcggaaacataaaaaaatgttggcaAGCAATATACAAAGAGATGGTTACCACATGCATTTATTTACAATTACAAGAGAGAAGACAATGCTagtttgataaaatttgatCAAAATCTTGCTCAATTGGAATGGGTGAATTCTGATCTAATTAAATTCTgcaaatttcattttcatggGAGCGtggtacaaaattttaaaaattggattgCGTTGCTTTCTTTCAGACAAGCTCAACAACGTGGCCCCCATTTTCTACCATACTTCCTACTTCCAGTAATGCCATTTCAAAATTTGCCAAAAACAGCAAACTATCCAAAAATCAAAAGGGTACTCCCGTCATTTTGTCTATACCAAatccaaaacacaaaaagagagagagagagagaaatggcgGGAAATGTGCACGTGCCAATTCTCAAACCCTACTCGTGCCAAATTCCCGcctctcattccctctcttaACATTTCTGCAAAAATCTTCCATTATTCACTGTCTAAAGTTTAAACTCCAATTTCTCTCTCAGATCTGAAGCTCTATGGAAACTCGTCTCGCAGACTCGGCTTCCGAACTCAgcctcaccaccaccaccaccgccaccgcTACAGAGTCGGAGAAAGCGTGGCACTTCCTCGCGATCCTCCTATCTCTAGGCCGTCCGGCTCGCCCAGCTGAGCTCGCTTCCCGATGCGCCTTGTTCCGCGCCACCTCCGACCTCGTCGAGTCGCTCTGCTCCATCCCTAACTCGCCGCTCTTCTTCACCGCCGATCTTCACGTCACACTCTCCCCGCTCGCCCTAACTTCTCTCGCTCAGTTCGCCGCAACTTCCAATTTGATTCACCTCTTCTCGCCTTCGCGGATCCGCATCGGAGTTCCCGAAGCCTATTGGCTGTGGAATCAGATCGATTTTGTCACAACGTGGTCTCGGAAGCGCAAACTGATTTCGTTTTCTGATTGTGAACTTTCGCCAGTGCCAAAAAGAAGAGCGATTTTGAATTACACAGTTGGtaaggagaaattttttttttgttcttttcaaaaattttttttttcaaattttgtgaaAACACACTGAATTTTGATGATTAATTACAgcagaagaagagaaaaaaacgTCGTCGTGTTCGCGGAAATCAATTCAGTATGTTTGTCCAAAggtatctttttaattttgttaattttggtttttgttgaatttaaCTTGAATTGCAATTCAAATTGCTGAAGTAATTTGCTTTTCCAATGTGAGACTATGCTAGATTTGAATTTATCACATTTGCTGTGGTTATGTGAAATTCAAGAGGATAGTTTTGTGTTAATGTATCTAATATGGTGTTATGCAATTGGTTAAGAGCTCCTTTTGTAATTCTTGTTTATGTGAGTTTTGACGAAGGACTCTGCGGCTTCATGTTGCTTGTGTTGAGGACTGATTGTATTTGCATGTATGTTCTCTACTTCTTCCCTTAGATGACACATCATCACTCCATAGGTACTAAAATCGGCCACTTTAAGTTTGTTAAGGGCTAAAAGCGATCACTTTAAACTTCAGGAACTAAAATTGTTCACGAGTTAAATTTTAGAGACAAATGATGTATTTTGACCTTAacttattcataaaataaataaaaataagatacCTGCCTCATTATTGTAACAGACGAACAGTTGCTAGAATTATCTTATGAGACTGTGTTGGATAATCCTAATCAGTGTGAAATGTCCAAATGCAAGTGATTTGCATCTTTTATTGTCAGTGCATGACACTAGTGTTCTACTGTAATGAAATGGCCTTCAATACTGACTTTGTTTGGGtgacacctctctctctctctagaataACTAGTGTGGTTTTCTTGAAATTGtgtgtgttttccttttttcccctattattttctattttctttgaaGCAAAATTTTGTTGGgcctttttgtttatattatttcaaGAAAATACTTGTTTCATTTAATGAGGTGCAAGCTAGCAAATTACTCTTCCAGATAGCTTTTGAATCATATCATTCATTCAGGTGCAGCTTCAAATGGCTGACGATATTTGTAGGAGCATAAACATGCAGCCAAGTAACATGTCAGTAATGGTGAATAAGTTGATGCTCACACCCTCCATGCTTGCCAAATCCAGTGCTGGTCGACTAACTTGTAAACTGAAGAACCTGGAATATGTAGAGGGTGACATTAATTCAAGCATATTCCTACAGAGGACGGTGACTAAATCAATAACAGCATGTGAGCCTGATCCAGGAGTCGCTCTTCCAGATACCATTTTGGACCATCCATTTCTGTGTGAAGATGctaaaataaatgattttgaTCTCGGAAGTATAGCAAATCTTGATGCCAGATGTTGCCCACTAGAGGCTAGGAATGTTAATGATGCTTCTAAAGCTACAAAAGTTATAGTGTTTGAAAATGAAAGCATTATGGAAGGCCAGGAGGAAGAAGAATTTGTGGATTCTGTAAGTCTTAAAGGGGAAACAGAAAATCCTTTTTGCCCGTTTAATGCTGTTCTTTTGGACCTTTCGCCTGAAAATGATTTTAGAAGGATGAAGAATGTGAATTCTAATGATATGATGTCTTCTTTAAACAAAGAGCAAAAACCTACACATTTGGAAACCCGGGCTGTCTCTCCAGGAGCTGATCTCTCTGTAGCTCAGAAGCAGTTGTCAAAACCCTCCACCAAAACAAAGGCAAGTCACAAGGATGGGATGGCTCCAAGACTGCATGCTCTCTCAAAGTCTTTAGAGCATAGTAAAGCTGTTGATTCTCCCAAAAAGAAGCAGCAGCATAGAAGGGATCAAACGTCAGTCAGCATGGCGCAAAAATTAAAGCGTAATTATGATGACATGCGTATTAAGGAAAGAAGGGGAAGCTCTACTTCTGTTTATCCCAAGGTAGCTCCAATCTGAAATATCCATATCTTATATTGTACTTCGTGGTCAACATCTATGTCCAGCTGCCTGGGTCTTAATTTGAGTTAATTTTCTGACCAAAAGGGGAATAAATGAACTTATCCACTAAGTTTTGGTTGTTAATGACTATAGATGCTTACTTTGTAGGATCAACAGGAGCCAAAAGCACTTCCAGACTTTGAATCTTATATAGTAGTAGAAGAAGAAGGTTCAGGTATCAAAAGCTTTGATTCCCTCCTGGTATCTTACCCACATCTCTGGCAATCCATTGATTGTTATGCAGGTCATTGATTGATTTGTCTAATCCAAAACTTGCAGGTGGTTATGGCACTGTTTACAGGGCAAAGAGAAGAAGTGATGGAGTCACTGTTGCAATTAAATGTATGTGAGACAACATTATATGTCATGCCATTGACTGTTTTAGTCCTGGAATTTGTTTAGCTACACATTATCACTAAAGTGCCTGCAATCTTGGACTTAATTTGACTGCTTTTGACTTTTCTTACTTCAATGTGAACTACGATTAAATCCAGTAAAACTGGAATGCACTGGGGCTTAAACTGCCATTACAAGTGAAATGGGGGTGGGGAGGAGGGGGTTAGATTGTCTCATCAATAGAAAAATTGCCTAGGATTTGTAAATTTCCTATTTGCGATTCTGTAACATTGTAAACCAAgccttcttttttaatttttttattatcaaaaatgATGTTCCTATCTAGAAACGTTATTaggatttatttgattttgttctcTACATCTTGCTCTTTCTTGTAGTTTTCTCTTCTGGTTGTCTGAGAAGGAAGGCTATGTTCATTTGATCTTGTAATCCTATGTAATCAACCTAGACTAATTTAGTCATTATAGGGGCTGTATGATTTCATACTAAGGGTATGGATTGCATACTAAGCATATTGGCATATTCTTTTGTGTTCTTATAACAACCATTTGGAGCTTCTGCTTATTGCATCCCCTCATACGTAAGCTTTCATGATGGAATCACTTTTAAAGTAGACTTTTTCAATCTTCACGAGTCTAAAGAATGTGAAACACTTGTGTTGGACATGATATGACCTGGATTTAGGTATGGGAGAATCTGGGATTTTTCAAACTCACCAACTTGTCATTCCTGACATTGATGCTTAACAACTTAAATGAGGAAGAAAGTTCCCTCAACCTCAAGTTTGCTTTGTTTCTAAGTAGCTCTATATGAGTGAAGTGCCTATGTTGGACATGCTAAGTTACACATATACTTCATTTTTGGCGTGGTGTAGAACTTAAAATGGTTGTTAGATCTTTAGCCATATCTCTGTGTTCAAACATTCTGAGAGTAGAAGAGTTTGACACCTAGACACATACTTTCACCCAAGACTTAAAACCCAAGTCTATGTACTGTAGTGTAGCCAATATTATCATAAAGAATGCCATCACTGTTTGTCTTCTGTAGGAATAGTGACATATTAGAAGTATGAGAAACTTGtcaaaagaacaagaaaattaTCAAAGTACAAGAATAACAAGATTACTCCCTGATCTCATGTATTTTAATGGCTCTGCAGGCCCACACACTAATGCTCATAGGCGCCATGTTACCAATGAACAGAAGATGTTGGAACGGTTTGGGTAAGGATTTCATGGAAGTTCATTTATATGAACTGCATTGCGTTTTGCAGCCAACAAGTTGTGTTTTAATATGCAAGTTATTGTTTTAATTCAGGGGTAAAaactttattattaaatatgaaGGCTGTTTCACGAATGGAAATTCTGATTGCTTTGTTCTAGAGCATGTTGAGCATGATAGGCCTGAGGTAATTATTCAAtactcatttctttttcttttttactttctttttttcttgtctgATCATGGATGTTGACTTTGCCATAACTCTCAGGTACTAAAGAAAGAAATTGACGTGCTTCAGCTCCGATGGTATGGCTATTGCATGTTCAGAGCACTTTTGAGTCTCCATAAGCAGGTAAATATAGTTTCCCCATATGTTTTATTTGAATTCATGTACTTTTTGCATGACTAGggattcttagattttttttttctgcatttgCAGGGAATAGTTCATAGAGACGTTAAACCTGGCAATTTCCTTTTCTCTCGTAAGGCCCATAAAGGTTATCTCATCGATTTTAACCTTGCCATGGTTAGTTACACTTCTCTTGTTATTCTAATTTTTGTATCTAGTTTATTTCCGCTGAATTTTTTCCTCATAGATTATAACCTGTTGGGTTACTACTGTGTTTCTTTATATGTTTGACAGGATTTGCATCAAAAGTATGGAAACACTTGTAAGTCTTGGTTCCTCTCAAGTTGTGTTTTAATCTACCGATGGACTGGTTTTAGTATAAGTAACACTGGACTTTGTACACCTCCAATTTTCATTGTAT
This region includes:
- the LOC126709482 gene encoding uncharacterized protein LOC126709482 isoform X3, whose translation is METRLADSASELSLTTTTTATATESEKAWHFLAILLSLGRPARPAELASRCALFRATSDLVESLCSIPNSPLFFTADLHVTLSPLALTSLAQFAATSNLIHLFSPSRIRIGVPEAYWLWNQIDFVTTWSRKRKLISFSDCELSPVPKRRAILNYTVAEEEKKTSSCSRKSIQYVCPKLQMADDICRSINMQPSNMSVMVNKLMLTPSMLAKSSAGRLTCKLKNLEYVEGDINSSIFLQRTVTKSITACEPDPGVALPDTILDHPFLCEDAKINDFDLGSIANLDARCCPLEARNVNDASKATKVIVFENESIMEGQEEEEFVDSVSLKGETENPFCPFNAVLLDLSPENDFRRMKNVNSNDMMSSLNKEQKPTHLETRAVSPGADLSVAQKQLSKPSTKTKASHKDGMAPRLHALSKSLEHSKAVDSPKKKQQHRRDQTSVSMAQKLKRNYDDMRIKERRGSSTSVYPKDQQEPKALPDFESYIVVEEEGSGGYGTVYRAKRRSDGVTVAIKCPHTNAHRRHVTNEQKMLERFGGKNFIIKYEGCFTNGNSDCFVLEHVEHDRPEVLKKEIDVLQLRWYGYCMFRALLSLHKQGIVHRDVKPGNFLFSRKAHKGYLIDFNLAMDLHQKYGNTCKSRMGYDLSVNRVMVQNAKSTPPTKGGKFPAAKTLQAVNQETTKVSKSTLDPKNLKKKGHAIKSQGADGSGITSVKDVTSTRTPSAERRREPMPCQGRKELISLLQETMQSPNHEASSVPAPMRKRVAATPGKVDSKLGYITPMPLHSSVIGVAGAGLIKKRGDGKHKREGPCVGTKGFRAPEVLFKSPHQGPKVDIWSAGVTLLYLMIGRMPFFGDPEQNIKEISKFRGSEDLWEVAKLHDRESSFPVELYDTQLLPSTKLRDWCETNTKRPEFLEVIPRSLFDLVDKCLTVNPRLRINAEEALKHEFFAPCHEALRKERLCRQGFSLDSRTNHS
- the LOC126709482 gene encoding uncharacterized protein LOC126709482 isoform X2, whose amino-acid sequence is METRLADSASELSLTTTTTATATESEKAWHFLAILLSLGRPARPAELASRCALFRATSDLVESLCSIPNSPLFFTADLHVTLSPLALTSLAQFAATSNLIHLFSPSRIRIGVPEAYWLWNQIDFVTTWSRKRKLISFSDCELSPVPKRRAILNYTVEEEKKTSSCSRKSIQYVCPKVQLQMADDICRSINMQPSNMSVMVNKLMLTPSMLAKSSAGRLTCKLKNLEYVEGDINSSIFLQRTVTKSITACEPDPGVALPDTILDHPFLCEDAKINDFDLGSIANLDARCCPLEARNVNDASKATKVIVFENESIMEGQEEEEFVDSVSLKGETENPFCPFNAVLLDLSPENDFRRMKNVNSNDMMSSLNKEQKPTHLETRAVSPGADLSVAQKQLSKPSTKTKASHKDGMAPRLHALSKSLEHSKAVDSPKKKQQHRRDQTSVSMAQKLKRNYDDMRIKERRGSSTSVYPKDQQEPKALPDFESYIVVEEEGSGGYGTVYRAKRRSDGVTVAIKCPHTNAHRRHVTNEQKMLERFGGKNFIIKYEGCFTNGNSDCFVLEHVEHDRPEVLKKEIDVLQLRWYGYCMFRALLSLHKQGIVHRDVKPGNFLFSRKAHKGYLIDFNLAMDLHQKYGNTCKSRMGYDLSVNRVMVQNAKSTPPTKGGKFPAAKTLQAVNQETTKVSKSTLDPKNLKKKGHAIKSQGADGSGITSVKDVTSTRTPSAERRREPMPCQGRKELISLLQETMQSPNHEASSVPAPMRKRVAATPGKVDSKLGYITPMPLHSSVIGVAGAGLIKKRGDGKHKREGPCVGTKGFRAPEVLFKSPHQGPKVDIWSAGVTLLYLMIGRMPFFGDPEQNIKEISKFRGSEDLWEVAKLHDRESSFPVELYDTQLLPSTKLRDWCETNTKRPEFLEVIPRSLFDLVDKCLTVNPRLRINAEEALKHEFFAPCHEALRKERLCRQGFSLDSRTNHS
- the LOC126709482 gene encoding uncharacterized protein LOC126709482 isoform X4, with amino-acid sequence METRLADSASELSLTTTTTATATESEKAWHFLAILLSLGRPARPAELASRCALFRATSDLVESLCSIPNSPLFFTADLHVTLSPLALTSLAQFAATSNLIHLFSPSRIRIGVPEAYWLWNQIDFVTTWSRKRKLISFSDCELSPVPKRRAILNYTVEEEKKTSSCSRKSIQYVCPKLQMADDICRSINMQPSNMSVMVNKLMLTPSMLAKSSAGRLTCKLKNLEYVEGDINSSIFLQRTVTKSITACEPDPGVALPDTILDHPFLCEDAKINDFDLGSIANLDARCCPLEARNVNDASKATKVIVFENESIMEGQEEEEFVDSVSLKGETENPFCPFNAVLLDLSPENDFRRMKNVNSNDMMSSLNKEQKPTHLETRAVSPGADLSVAQKQLSKPSTKTKASHKDGMAPRLHALSKSLEHSKAVDSPKKKQQHRRDQTSVSMAQKLKRNYDDMRIKERRGSSTSVYPKDQQEPKALPDFESYIVVEEEGSGGYGTVYRAKRRSDGVTVAIKCPHTNAHRRHVTNEQKMLERFGGKNFIIKYEGCFTNGNSDCFVLEHVEHDRPEVLKKEIDVLQLRWYGYCMFRALLSLHKQGIVHRDVKPGNFLFSRKAHKGYLIDFNLAMDLHQKYGNTCKSRMGYDLSVNRVMVQNAKSTPPTKGGKFPAAKTLQAVNQETTKVSKSTLDPKNLKKKGHAIKSQGADGSGITSVKDVTSTRTPSAERRREPMPCQGRKELISLLQETMQSPNHEASSVPAPMRKRVAATPGKVDSKLGYITPMPLHSSVIGVAGAGLIKKRGDGKHKREGPCVGTKGFRAPEVLFKSPHQGPKVDIWSAGVTLLYLMIGRMPFFGDPEQNIKEISKFRGSEDLWEVAKLHDRESSFPVELYDTQLLPSTKLRDWCETNTKRPEFLEVIPRSLFDLVDKCLTVNPRLRINAEEALKHEFFAPCHEALRKERLCRQGFSLDSRTNHS
- the LOC126709482 gene encoding uncharacterized protein LOC126709482 isoform X1, which produces METRLADSASELSLTTTTTATATESEKAWHFLAILLSLGRPARPAELASRCALFRATSDLVESLCSIPNSPLFFTADLHVTLSPLALTSLAQFAATSNLIHLFSPSRIRIGVPEAYWLWNQIDFVTTWSRKRKLISFSDCELSPVPKRRAILNYTVAEEEKKTSSCSRKSIQYVCPKVQLQMADDICRSINMQPSNMSVMVNKLMLTPSMLAKSSAGRLTCKLKNLEYVEGDINSSIFLQRTVTKSITACEPDPGVALPDTILDHPFLCEDAKINDFDLGSIANLDARCCPLEARNVNDASKATKVIVFENESIMEGQEEEEFVDSVSLKGETENPFCPFNAVLLDLSPENDFRRMKNVNSNDMMSSLNKEQKPTHLETRAVSPGADLSVAQKQLSKPSTKTKASHKDGMAPRLHALSKSLEHSKAVDSPKKKQQHRRDQTSVSMAQKLKRNYDDMRIKERRGSSTSVYPKDQQEPKALPDFESYIVVEEEGSGGYGTVYRAKRRSDGVTVAIKCPHTNAHRRHVTNEQKMLERFGGKNFIIKYEGCFTNGNSDCFVLEHVEHDRPEVLKKEIDVLQLRWYGYCMFRALLSLHKQGIVHRDVKPGNFLFSRKAHKGYLIDFNLAMDLHQKYGNTCKSRMGYDLSVNRVMVQNAKSTPPTKGGKFPAAKTLQAVNQETTKVSKSTLDPKNLKKKGHAIKSQGADGSGITSVKDVTSTRTPSAERRREPMPCQGRKELISLLQETMQSPNHEASSVPAPMRKRVAATPGKVDSKLGYITPMPLHSSVIGVAGAGLIKKRGDGKHKREGPCVGTKGFRAPEVLFKSPHQGPKVDIWSAGVTLLYLMIGRMPFFGDPEQNIKEISKFRGSEDLWEVAKLHDRESSFPVELYDTQLLPSTKLRDWCETNTKRPEFLEVIPRSLFDLVDKCLTVNPRLRINAEEALKHEFFAPCHEALRKERLCRQGFSLDSRTNHS